A portion of the Mustela erminea isolate mMusErm1 chromosome 19, mMusErm1.Pri, whole genome shotgun sequence genome contains these proteins:
- the PGLYRP1 gene encoding peptidoglycan recognition protein 1 produces MSAPCALLTWALLALFSLGLGVPGEDLPCSCCPIVPRREWKAPASKCVDKLKLPARYVVVSHTAGSPCDSPALCLNQVQNVHNYHTGMLNWCDVGYNFLIGEDGLVYEGRGWDTKGDHTGKIWNPISIGISFMGNYMERSPPPRALRAAQSLLACGVAQGKLSPRYEVKGHRDVQRTLSPGDQLYEIIQTWPHYHE; encoded by the exons ATGTCCGCCCCCTGTGCGCTGCTCACCTGGGCCCTCCTGGCTCTCTTCAGCCTCGGGCTCGGGGTGCCTGGAGAAGACCTCCCTTGCTCCTGCTGCCCCATAGTGCCCCGGAGAGAGTGGAAGGCCCCGGCATCCAAGTGCGTGGATAAGTTGAAACTGCCCGCACGCTACGTGGTGGTGTCGCACACGGCCGGCAGCCCCTGTGACAGCCCAGCCTTGTGCCTGAACCAGGTCCAGAACGTGCACAACTACCACACGGGGATGCTGAACTGGTGTGACGTGGGCTACAA cTTCCTGATTGGAGAAGATGGGCTTGTGTATGAAGGCCGGGGCTGGGACACCAAGGGTGACCACACAGGCAAGATCTGGAACCCTATCTCCATTGGCATCTCCTTCATGGGTAACTATATGG AGCGGTCACCTCCACCCCGGGCCCTCAGGGCGGCCCAGAGTCTGCTGGCTTGTGGTGTGGCTCAGGGAAAGCTGAGTCCCAGATATGAGGTCAAAGGACACCGGGATGTGCAGCGGACACTCTCTCCAGGTGACCAACTCTATGAGATCATCCAGACTTGGCCACACTACCACGAGTGA